From a single Silene latifolia isolate original U9 population chromosome 6, ASM4854445v1, whole genome shotgun sequence genomic region:
- the LOC141586874 gene encoding protein ACTIVITY OF BC1 COMPLEX KINASE 8, chloroplastic-like, protein MAYSPSLISSSHYSLDFTPLTVPKLEFNCRKISAIRNPRRRRFAKVRAVRESSAGERESKVVINGVDTVKLNGNGNKSIEAFLNSNGNGNGNGNGNGSLMKYVNGDGKVNGGVAAATTVEVAVEKVVLEKEEKKKKNKTVEEIGQEDAWFKQGDRDRLEVSVAPGGRWSRFKTYSTIQRTLEIWGFVLTFVFRVWLNNQKFSYKGGMTEEKKRLKRIVLAKWLKENILRLGPTFIKIGQQFSTRVDILAQEYVDQLSELQDQVPPFPSKTALSIVQEELGSSLGDVFERFDYEPIAAASLGQVHRARLKGQEVVVKVQRPGLKDLFDIDLKNLRVIAEYLQKIDPKSDGAKRDWVAIYDECANVLYQEIDYTKEAANADLFASNFRNMDYVKVPTIFWEYTTPQILTMEYVPGIKINRIQALDQLGVDRKKLSRYAVESYLEQILSHGFFHADPHPGNIAVDDVNGGRLIFYDFGMMGSISPNIREGLLETFYGVYEKDPDKVLQAMIQMGVLVPTGDMTAVRRTAKFFLDSFEERLAAQRREREKAEAELGFKKQLSKEEKLEKKKQRLAAIGEDLLAIAADQPFRFPATFTFVVRAFSVLDGIGKGLDPRFDITEIAKPYALELLKFREAGVEVVLKDFRKRWDRQSSAFYNLFRQADRVGKLADIIERLEKGDLKLRVRALESERAFQRVAAVQKTIGSAIVAGTLINLATILYLHSIRVPAITAFTVCALFGLQALFGVIKVKRLDQREKLITGTA, encoded by the exons ATGGCGTATTCTCCCTCTTTGATTTCTTCCTCACACTACTCTCTCGACTTCACTCCACTAACGGTTCCCAAACTCGAGTTCAATTGCCGTAAAATTAGCGCAATTCGAAACCCTAGGCGACGTCGATTCGCGAAAGTGCGAGCGGTAAGGGAGTCTTCGGCGGGGGAGAGAGAAAGTAAAGTGGTGATCAATGGAGTTGACACTGTTAAACTCAATGGAAATGGAAATAAATCGATTGAAGCTTTTTTGAATAGTAATGGCAATGGtaatggtaatggtaatggtAATGGAAGCTTGATGAAGTACGTTAATGGTGATGGTAAGGTTAATGGTGGTGTTGCGGCGGCAACAACGGTGGAAGTTGCGGTGGAGAAAGTAGTTTTggagaaggaggagaagaagaaaaagaataaGACGGTGGAGGAGATTGGTCAAGAAGATGCTTGGTTTAAGCAAGGTGACCGTGATCGTTTGGAG GTCTCTGTTGCTCCTGGAGGCCGCTGGAGCAGATTTAAAACATATTCAACGATTCAAAGGACTTTAGAAATTTGGGGATTTGTTCTGACTTTTGTCTTTAGAGTCTGGTTGAACAATCAGAAATTCTCTTATAAAG GAGGGATGACTGAAGAGAAGAAACGGCTAAAGCGGATAGTTCTTGCAAAATGGTTGAAGGAAAATATTTTGAGGTTAGGTCCAACATTCATAAAAATTGGACAACAGTTCTCTACAAGAGTCGATATTCTTGCTCAAGAATACGTCGATCAACTTTCAGAACTTCAG GACCAAGTTCCTCCTTTCCCATCAAAAACAGCACTTTCTATTGTGCAAGAGGAGCTTGGATCTTCCTTGGGTGATGTATTCGAACGGTTTGATTATGAGCCCATAGCAGCTGCAAGTCTTG GTCAGGTTCATCGAGCAAGACTGAAAGGACAAGAAGTAGTTGTTAAAGTACAGAGGCCTGGGCTCAAAGATCTCTTTGACATCGATCTTAAAAATCTAAGG GTGATTGCTGAATACCTTCAGAAGATTGATCCAAAGTCAGATGGTGCAAAGAGGGACTGGGTTGCAATATATGATGAGTGTGCTAACGTTTTATACCAG GAAATTGACTACACAAAGGAAGCTGCTAATGCAGACTTGTTTGCTAGCAATTTCAGAAATATGGATTATGTCAAGGTTCCTACAATATTCTGGGAATACACTACTCCACAG ATTTTGACAATGGAGTATGTTCCTGGAATTAAGATAAACAGGATTCAAGCATTAGACCAATTGGGCGTTGATCGCAAAAA GTTAAGTCGTTACGCTGTTGAATCTTATTTAGAACAAATACTTTCTCATGGGTTTTTCCATGCTGACCCG CACCCTGGGAATATTGCAGTTGATGATGTAAATGGTGGAAGACTAATATTTTACGACTTTGGAATGATGGGAAG CATAAGTCCAAACATTAGAGAAGGCTTGTTAGAGACATTTTACGGAGTCTATGAGAAAGATCCTGACAAG GTCCTTCAAGCTATGATTCAAATGGGTGTTCTGGTGCCTACTGGAGATATGACTGCTGTCAGAAGAACCGCAAAATTCTTCCTTGACAG TTTTGAGGAGCGTCTTGCAGCACAAAGGCGAGAGAGAGAAAAAGCAGAAGCAGAACTTGGATTCAAAAAGCAATTGAGCAAGGAAGAGAAACTCGAGAAGAAAAAGCAACGACTAGCTGCTATAG GGGAAGATTTGTTGGCAATCGCTGCTGACCAACCATTCAGATTTCCCGCTACCTTCACGTTTGTGGTCAGGGCATTTTCTG TGTTAGATGGCATTGGCAAGGGGCTTGATCCACGTTTTGATATCACTGAAATCGCCAAACC CTATGCCCTAGAATTGCTGAAATTTCGTGAAGCTGGCGTTGAAGTTGTTTTGAAG gaTTTCCGGAAAAGATGGGACAGACAATCCAGTGCATTCTATAACCTGTTTAGACAGGCAGATAGAGTTGGGAAGCTCGCTGACATTATTGAACGGCTG GAAAAGGGGGACCTGAAGCTTCGTGTTAGGGCTTTGGAGTCTGAGAGGGCATTCCAACGAGTTGCTGCAGTTCAGAAGACGATAGGAAGT GCCATAGTTGCTGGGACCTTGATCAATTTGGCCACAATTTTGTACCTTCACTCAATTCGA GTGCCTGCTATTACTGCTTTCACTGTCTGTGCACTTTTTGGCCTTCAAGCTTTATTTGGCGTTATTAAGGTCAAGAGATTGGATCAAAGGGAGAAATTAATTACAGGAACTGCTTAA
- the LOC141586875 gene encoding growth-regulating factor 8-like isoform X1, translating to MSSGKRSGFGDWDKGETGSQDVGLGLRLQHPHQNHVYSSSGEGMAAKVVFTANQREELERQTMIYKYMMASIPIPPELIIPLSKYPNLPPLLNHNDHSSVRKGLQLRYTGGGGRGGGVGINGDPEPWRCRRTDGKKWRCSRDVAPDQKYCERHSHKGRPSARSRKPVESSLVSTTSTATSSNPIALNPFQHHPYNYDSPSSLTQYNHHTSLRYPDWFMKEEHLVPSAQVLYSQQMQQFSGENRGHSHASQFKPRTSPSDQTTRPLPRPFIDAWSLEDIHKVANTNLTLPTEVTSSSKCTNHNSSPLNANLPLTLSMSAGFDPNNDHNSAKDEDSMTLRGIRSSWVNLPSGGPLAEALCLGMSGTTNAWGTHTDELVSPNGHSTSSTSTTMSSKGSHASGDTGCQGFHLR from the exons ATGTCAAGTGGAAAAAGAAGTGGGTTTGGAGATTGGGACAAAGGTGAGACAGGATCCCAAGATGTTGGGTTGGGTTTAAGGTTACAACATCCTCACCAAAATCATGTCTACTCTTCTTCAG GAGAAGGGATGGCAGCAAAAGTAGTATTCACAGCAAACCAAAGGGAAGAACTAGAGAGACAGACAATGATATACAAATACATGATGGCATCCATACCAATTCCTCCTGAACTGATCATTCCGCTTTCCAAGTACCCTAATTTACCACCTTTACTCAACCACAATGACCACTCTTCTGTTAGAAAAGGGttgcaattaaggtatactggtGGTGGTGGGCGTGGCGGTGGTGTTGGTATCAATGGCGATCCAGAGCCATGGAGATGTAGAAGAACAGATGGAAAAAAGTGGAGGTGTTCAAGAGATGTAGCACCTGATCAAAAATACTGCGAGAGACATTCCCATAAAGGCCGTCCTTCAGCTCGTTCAAGAAAGCCTGTGGAATCCTCTCTTGTTTCTACAACCTCCACTGCTACTAGTAGTAACCCTATTGCTCTCAACCCTTTCCAACATCATCCTTATAACTATGACTCCCCATCTTCTCTTACTCAATACAACCACCACACTTCCCTCAG GTATCCAGACTGGTTCATGAAGGAGGAGCATCTTGTACCATCTGCTCAAGTTTTGTACTCACAACAAATGCAACAGTTTTCTGGTGAAAATAGAGGACATTCACATGCTTCTCAATTTAAGCCGAGAACCAGTCCTTCGGACCAAACTACCCGTCCACTCCCTCGCCCGTTtattgatgcttggtcattggaggATATACACAAGGTTGCTAATACTAATCTTACCCTCCCCACTGAAGTTACCAGCAGTAGCAAGTGCACTAATCATAATTCCTCTCCATTGAACGCTAATTTGCCACTTACTTTATCCATGTCAGCCGGGTTTGACCCTAATAACGATCATAACAGCGCTAAAGATGAGGATTCTATGACCCTCAGAGGAATCAGGTCGTCTTGGGTTAATTTGCCGTCTGGTGGGCCCTTGGCTGAGGCATTGTGCCTTGGAATGTCGGGAACTACTAATGCTTGGGGAACTCATACGGATGAGTTGGTGTCTCCGAATGGACATAGCACTAGCTCTACCAGTACTACCATGAGTAGTAAGGGCTCTCATGCTAGTGGTGATACTGGTTGTCAAGGTTTCCATCTACGATGA
- the LOC141586875 gene encoding growth-regulating factor 8-like isoform X2, whose product MSSGKRSGFGDWDKGETGSQDVGLGLRLQHPHQNHVYSSSGEGMAAKVVFTANQREELERQTMIYKYMMASIPIPPELIIPLSKYPNLPPLLNHNDHSSVRKGLQLRYTGGGGRGGGVGINGDPEPWRCRRTDGKKWRCSRDVAPDQKYCERHSHKGRPSARSRKPVESSLVSTTSTATSSNPIALNPFQHHPYNYDSPSSLTQYNHHTSLRYPDWFMKEEHLVPSAQVLYSQQMQQFSGENRGHSHASQFKPRTSPSDQTTRPLPRPFIDAWSLEDIHKPGLTLITIITALKMRIL is encoded by the exons ATGTCAAGTGGAAAAAGAAGTGGGTTTGGAGATTGGGACAAAGGTGAGACAGGATCCCAAGATGTTGGGTTGGGTTTAAGGTTACAACATCCTCACCAAAATCATGTCTACTCTTCTTCAG GAGAAGGGATGGCAGCAAAAGTAGTATTCACAGCAAACCAAAGGGAAGAACTAGAGAGACAGACAATGATATACAAATACATGATGGCATCCATACCAATTCCTCCTGAACTGATCATTCCGCTTTCCAAGTACCCTAATTTACCACCTTTACTCAACCACAATGACCACTCTTCTGTTAGAAAAGGGttgcaattaaggtatactggtGGTGGTGGGCGTGGCGGTGGTGTTGGTATCAATGGCGATCCAGAGCCATGGAGATGTAGAAGAACAGATGGAAAAAAGTGGAGGTGTTCAAGAGATGTAGCACCTGATCAAAAATACTGCGAGAGACATTCCCATAAAGGCCGTCCTTCAGCTCGTTCAAGAAAGCCTGTGGAATCCTCTCTTGTTTCTACAACCTCCACTGCTACTAGTAGTAACCCTATTGCTCTCAACCCTTTCCAACATCATCCTTATAACTATGACTCCCCATCTTCTCTTACTCAATACAACCACCACACTTCCCTCAG GTATCCAGACTGGTTCATGAAGGAGGAGCATCTTGTACCATCTGCTCAAGTTTTGTACTCACAACAAATGCAACAGTTTTCTGGTGAAAATAGAGGACATTCACATGCTTCTCAATTTAAGCCGAGAACCAGTCCTTCGGACCAAACTACCCGTCCACTCCCTCGCCCGTTtattgatgcttggtcattggaggATATACACAAG CCGGGTTTGACCCTAATAACGATCATAACAGCGCTAAAGATGAGGATTCTATGA